A DNA window from Helianthus annuus cultivar XRQ/B chromosome 15, HanXRQr2.0-SUNRISE, whole genome shotgun sequence contains the following coding sequences:
- the LOC118487427 gene encoding uncharacterized protein LOC118487427, translating into MEFPTNSFLQDTNSSSSSDNDTLEFFEKAYNELEGSNRPKKKMVDRDRIHANEVLIEDYFVENPVYNAEMFRDHFRLPKDLFLKIVGYIEVSKEWFQEYYDGMGKRSFTPTQKFTSAIRQLAISNPPHQFDEYLAMSDRTSRECLQFFCHVIIKLYAKEFLRKPTRHDIACIYAAHEARWHLEWRNCPRELRVAYFRVTLKDQPSYLKR; encoded by the coding sequence ATGGAATTTCCAACCAATTCCTTTCTGCAAGACACCAATAGCTCTTCGTCTTCCGATAATGACACGCTTGAATTTTTCGAGAAGGCGTATAACGAACTTGAAGGTTCGAACCGCCCAAAGAAGAAAATGGTGGATCGTGATCGTATACATGCCAACGAAGTGTTAATAGAGGATTATTTTGTGGAGAATCCGGTCTACAATGCTGAAATGTTTAGAGATCATTTTCGTTTAccaaaagatttatttttaaagattgtagGATACATCGAAGTAAGCAAAGAATGGTTTCAAGAATATTACGACGGGATGGGCAAACGAAGTTTCACGCCGACACAAAAATTCAcatccgccattcgccaactagcgataAGTAACCCTCCCCATCAATTTGATGAATACTTAGCTATGTCGGAcagaacttcacgtgaatgtttgcaattCTTTTGTCATGTGATCATTAAATTGTATGCCAAAGAGTTTCTACGTAAACCCACGAGACACGACATCGCATGTATTTACGCCGCGCATGAGGCTAGATGGCATCTCGAATGGagaaattgtccaagagagttgcgagtGGCGTATTTTAGGGTGACGttaaaagaccaaccatcatattTGAAGCGGTaa